The genomic DNA CAGCGGCCTTCGCCGAGATCGTGCAGCGTCGCGAGCCGCTCGGACACGAGGTCCTGATGCGGCGAAAACGTGTCGTAAGGCAGTGTCTCCCAATCGGGCAGGAGACGCACGCGCGCCTCGGGAGCGAAGAAGCCGATTTCCTGCGACAACCGCTGCGCGTCGACCGCGCTTTCGCAGACCACCGCAAGCAGGGGCATCTTCTCGCGATACGCAAGATGGTAGCGGGCGATCAGCAGTGCGTCGGACGAACCGCGCGTGCCGTCGAAGGCGAAACGCTGGCCGGCCTTGACGAGCGCGACGGGCGAGGAGGACTGCGAGGATGCGGCGATGTCTGGCATAAAGGAGAAAAAGCGGCTCGGGGCTCACGCGACGGCCAAGTTTACGCGTCTACGGGCGTGGATGCGAAGCACGTATTATAAAATCCGTCCTTTACTTTGACCTGGCGGCATCCGCACTCGTGACTTCCCGTCTCTTCGCCCTGATCCCATGCGCAGGCACCGGCAGCCGCTCCGGTGCCGTGATGCCCAAGCAATACCGCACTGTCGCCGGTCGCGACATGCTGTATTACTCGCTCGCCGCGTTCGACGCATGCAGCGAATTTGCCCAGACGCTCGTCGTGATCGCGCCTGACGACCAGCACTTCGACGCGCGTCGCTTCGGCAATCTGCGCTTTGCTGTGCGGCGCGTCGGCGGCGCGTCGCGCCAGGCATCGGTGCTCAACGGTCTGCATGCGCTCGCCGAATTCGGCGCCCATGACGATGACTGGGTGCTCGTGCACGACGCGGCCCGCCCAGGCATCACGCCCGCGCTGATCCGCACGCTGATCGGTTCGCTCAAAGACGACGCGGTCGGCGGCATCATGGCGTTGCCGGTTGCCGATACGTTGAAGCGTATCGACCGCGCGTCGGTCGATGGTCGAATCGCCCGCACCGAGTCGCGTGACGGCTTGTGGCAGGCACAGACCCCGCAGATGTTCCGCATCGGCATGTTGCGTGAGGCAATCCTGCGCGCGCAGGCCGACGGCCACGATCTGACCGACGAGGCGAGCGCGATCGAATGGTCCGGCCACGCGCCGAAGCTCGTGCAAGGCAGCCTGCGCAACTTCAAGGTGACGTATCCGGAAGATTTTGATCTGGCCGAGGCGATTCTGAGCCGCAGCCCCGGTTCGTGATGTCTGGCCGTCGGCCATGGAAAGATTTGGAAAGGCTTTAAAGAAGCCCTGGAGCTTCAGCACTTGAGGATGGGACGCACATGGATTTCAGAATTGGGCAAGGCTACGACGTGCACGCGCTGGTGCCGGGTCGCGCGTTGATCATCGGCGGCGTGACGATTCCGTACGAGCGCGGGCTGCTCGGCCATTCGGACGCGGACGTGCTGCTGCACGCGATCACGGATGCGCTGTTCGGCGCGGCCGCGTTGGGCGACATCGGCCGGCACTTCTCCGATACCGACGCGAAGTTCGCCGGCGCCAACAGCCGCGTGCTGTTGCGCGAATGCGTGGCGCGCGTGAAGGCGGCGGGTTTTGAAATTGGCAACGTCGATAGCAGCGTGGTCGCGCAGGCGCCGAAGCTCGCGCCGCATATCGAAGGGATGCGCGCGAATATCGCGGCGGACCTCGGTCTGCCGGTCGAGCGCGTGAACGTCAAGGCGAAGACGAACGAGAAGCTCGGTTACCTTGGCCGCGGCGAGGGCATCGAGGCACAGGCCGCGGTATTGCTGGTCAGGAGTTAAGCGGGCTTTTGCCGGGGCGATTGACGGCGCCGCTTACAGCGTCGCGCCGCCGATCGGCCGATTGCTCGGACACAGCTCTTCCGTTTGCAGGCCGTCGAGGATGCGCAGCACTTCTTCGGGATTACGGCCCACGTACAGATTGTTGACCGACACGTGCTGGATCGTGTTGTCCGGATCGACGATATAGGTCGCACGCAGCGCGACACCCGCTTCCTTGTCGCGCACGCCGAGCTGGTCGATCAGCTCGCCTTTCACGTCGCCGAACGAGTAGTGGTTGAGCCGGTCGAGGTCCTTATTTTCGCGGCGCCACGCGAGCTTCACGAATTCATTGTCGACGCTGCCGCCGAGCACCACCGCCTCGCGGTCCTCGAACTCCTTGACGAGCCTGGCGAAATCGACGATTTCCGTCGGGCAGATCAACGAAAAATCCTTCGGATAGAAGTAGATGATTTTCCACTTGCCGCGAAACGACTGCTCGGTGATCTCGACGAATGCCGAGATGCCGTGTTCTTCGTGGTCGTTGAAGCCCGGCTTCGCGGCGGTGACGGTGAACGCTTCGAGTTTATCGCCAACGGTTTTCATGCAAAAGCTCCTTCGGAAGTCGCAACAACGGCACGGTTCGAATGGCGGTAGCCTGTCGAGCCGTGCGTCGTCGGCTCACGCGCCTTTCGCGAGCGGAAATTCGATCGTCACTTCGAGCCCTGGTCCGGGCGAGCGGTTGCGCAGACGCAGCGCGCCGCGATAACGCGCGACGAGCCGCTGCACGATCGCCATGCCGAGGCCCGTGCCGTTGGCCTGGGTGCGCGCCGAATTCACACGATAGAACGGCCGTGTGACAAGCGCGAGCTGGTCTTCGGGAATGCCGGGGCCTTCGTCGACCACCGAGAGTTCGACGCGCGAATGCGACACGCGCGTTTCGAGAATCACGTGCGGCACACCGTCGCCTTCACTGCCGCCGTATTTGCGCGCGTTCTCGAGCAGATTGCCGACCACCCGCCGCATGTCGGTTTCATCGGCCTCGATCACCGCGGAGGGCGCGAGCCGCGTGATCAGCCGCATGCTGTCCTCGCTTTGCATACGCGCGGCGAGTTCGCCCGCGATCACCGAGAGGTCGACAGGTTCCGGCACGCGCTGCACGGGACGCGCGTAATCGAGGAAGCGGCCGATGATCATGTCCATCTGCTCGATGTCGTCGACCATCGCGTCCTTGGTGGCCTGGTCGGACGGGCTCATTTCGGTTTCGAGCCGCAGCCGCGCGAGCGGCGTGCGCAGATCGTGCGAGATGCCCGCGAGCATCAGCGCGCGGTCCGCCTCGAGCTGTTCGAGGTCGCGCACCATCTGGTTGAAACTTCGATTGGTTTCGGCGGCGACGCCCATGCCGCGCTCGGGCAGCGGTTCGGGCGATTGCCCCGAGCCGACCCTGCGCGCGGCCATCGCGAGACGCGCGAACGGCCGGTTCACCAGACTCGTGATGAATGCCGCACCGAACAGCGACAGCGCGAGCGCGAACACGCCCCAGCCGGCCCATTGCAGGCCGGTCGCGTTGTCGAGCTGATCGCGGTCGAGTGCGACCCAGTAATCGTCGTCGTCGATCTTGAAGCTGATCCACACGCCGTTGATATCGTTCACGCTCTGCGCGATCACGGTGTCGTCGCCGAGGCGGCCGCGGATGTCGTGCTCGATTAGTCGATTCAGCGATTCGTCGGGCTGGAGTTTGTATTTGTCGGTGGCTTCACGCGGGTACACGCGCACCCCTTCATTGCTCTCCAGATCCTGCAGCAGCGCGCGCCGCAGGTCGGGATCGGAATAGAGGAGTGCGGTGCGCGTGAGCTTCACGATCGCGACGAGTTGCAGAGCCACGCGCTGCGCGCGCGGCTCCCGCTCGATCACGCGAAAGCTTTGGAACCACGCGGCGAGACTGACTGCGATCAACAGTGCGATCAGCAGAAACGTGCGCCAGAAAAGGCCACCGAACGCGAGCGTCAGGAGGCGCCGGTCGATCCGCATGGGCCCTTCTTATGTGAAGTCAAAGACAGAGAATATTCTTCGTGGGACCAGAGTAAGCACTCAAGCGCCTCCTCTGGTCGACACTCAAATGGAACACGAACTCAGGCTGCACCGTCGGGGATGAAGACGTAGCCGAGGCCCCAGACGGTCTGAATAAAGCGGGGGCTGCCTGGATCCGGTTCGATCAGCTTGCGCAGACGCGAGATCTGCACGTCGAGGCTGCGGTCGAAGACTTCGTATTCGCGGCCGCGCGCCAGTTCCATCAGCTTTTCGCGCGACAGCGGCTGCCGCGGATGACGCGCGAACACTTTCAGCACCGAGAATTCGCCCGTGGTGAGCGGAATTTCCTGGCCGGCCTTGGTCAGCGTTCGGGTGGCGAGATTCAGCGCGAACTCGCCGAACTCGAACACCTCGGTGGTCTCGGACGGCGCGCCCGGCAATTCCGACGGCGACTGCCGACGCAGCACCGCGTGAATCCGCGCGACCAGTTCGCGCGGATTGAACGGCTTGGGCAGATAGTCGTCGGCGCCCATCTCGAGGCCGACGATGCGATCGACATCCTCACCCTTGGCCGTCAGCATGATGATCGGCGTGCGATCGTTGCTGCCGCGCAGACGCCGACAGATCGACAGGCCGTCCTCGCCGGGCAGCATCAGATCGAGCACCAGCAGATCGAAGCGCTCGCGCACCCAGAGCTTGTTCATTGACGGGGCATTTTCGGCGACATAGACGTTGAAGCCCTGCTCGCCGAGGTAGCGGCGCAGAAGATCACGCAGGCGTGGATCGTCGTCGACGACGAGGATTTTCGAAGGGTTTTTGGTTTCCATGGTCGGCATCTTAGCGCGATTAGAAAGTGGTGCGCGGTTACACCATTTCTGGGGTTACAGTCGGTTACAAAATTTACCCGCGGTATGGCACGACGTAAAGTATGCGCGTTTAGACTCCTTTACTGAATGCGGCTGTTCGGTGGATACTTCACTCGACAAAACTCTCGCACCCGGCTGTTACCGGGGTTTGTATACGCATCTGAGGTAGCCGGTTGCCGCGCCACGAAGGGAACAACATGAAGGGAGGGGTTTGGCCAAATGTGCGCCTGAGCGTGATTGCACTGGCGGTAGCCGGTACGCTCGCAGGCACACTGGGTCCAACGCTCGCCCATGCGCAGCCGCCCGCGGACAGAGCGGCGAGCGACCATGCGCCCCGCTCCGGCAGCGGCAGAGCCAGCCACCATAAGGCGAGCATCGATCAGCCTGCCTCTGACGTGATTCTGCGTGCCGCAGTTCCCCCTGATCTCGATCAACGTCGCCGCGACGGGCATATGACGCCCGAAGAGCGTCGGCTGCTGCGGCAGCATATCGAAGACGCCGTGCGCGAGTTGTACAAGCGGTAGTCTCCGCATTTCGGCGTCTCTTGCGCGCGCATCGCCGCGTGAAAAATCCTGTTGCATCTTCAGCGTCAACTACCTGATCCGCTGTTCCGTTGAGTCGCCAGCACCGGCGCATTTTGCTCATGCGAGCGCCTCGGCTCGCGACGTCACGCAAAACGGATCAGCGATGATGAAACTTCTTCGACGTGTGAATGGCGTCCCGCGGGTTGCCGTGCCGGCTGGCGTGACGGCCGCGTTGAGCTACGCCTCATCGGTCGCGCTCGCGCAGCCACGCACGACGCGTGCCGCGCACGGTGGGCATCGCGTGGCGTCGGCGGCACCTGCGGCATCGGTCACCACGGACGGCGAGCAAAACCTCCTCGACATCGACGACGCGCGCTTTTTCCTGACCCGCATTGGCTTCGCGCCTGATAACACTGAGCTCGCGCAATATGCGGGACTCACACGTGCTCAGGCAGTCGACAAGGCACTCGCGAATGCGCGCAGCGAAGCCATATCGCTACCACCCGACTGGGTGTTCGAACCGGTTCCGACGCGCGCCGAGCGCAACACATGGACGCCGGATCAACGTCGCGAGCAACAAAAGCTCCTTGGACAGCGTTACGAACTATTACGCGCATGGTGGGTGCGCGAGATGCTGAACACGCCTTCGCCGCTCACCGAACGCATGACGCTGTTCTGGCACAACCACTTCACGTCGGGGCAGGACAAGGTCCAATATCCGCAGCTGATGGCGCGGCAGAATCGGCTGCTGCGCCAGCACGCGCTTGGCCATTTCGGTGAACTGCTGCATGACGTTGCGAAAGATTCGGCGATGCTGCAGTACCTCGACGGCGCGAGCAATCGCAAAGGCAAGCCCAACGAAAATTTCGCACGCGAGGTGATGGAGCTATTCACTCTCGGAGAGGGGCGCTATACGCAGCGCGACGTCGCCGAGGCCGCGCGCGCATACACCGGCTGGAGTCTCGATCCCGACACGCAGGCCTATGCGTGGCGCGCGAACCAGCACGACGACGGCGAGAAGACCGTGCTTGGACAAACCGGCCCGTTCGATGGTGACCAGGTGCTCGATATCCTGCTCGCGCGACCCGAGACCGCGACGTTCGTCACGACGAAGCTTTGGCGCGAGTTCGTTTCCGACACGCCGGACCCTGCGCGCATCGAGCCAATCGCCAAGCGGTTTCGCGCGAGCGACTATGACATCAAGGTCGTGCTCCACGGGCTCTTTCTAAGCGATGCGTTCTGGAGCGACGACAATCGCGGCGTGCTGGTGAAGTCGCCGGTCGAGTTCGTGATCGGCGCGCTGCGCGCATTCGATGTCGGCTACGACGACACCGCGCCATTCGCCGCGCAGATTCGCGCGCTCGGCCAGAACCTGTTCTATCCGCCAAACGTCAAAGGATGGCCGGGCGGCGCGTCGTGGATCAACAGCTCGACGCTGCTCGCGCGCAAGCAGTTCGTCGAGCAGCTGTTTCGCGCGACCGAGAGCATGGAGGCGCCTCGCATGAACGGCGCGGCCGGCGCGAAGAGCGCAGCGAGCGATGCGCGGCCAGCGCTCGCCGCGAATCAGGCGACCCCGACGCTGCAGCGCGTCATGGCGCCCACCGGCCGGGGTGGCGTTCGCTTTGACATCGTGACTTGGCTCGCGCATTACAACGCCTCACCGGCCGCGAAACCTGGGCTGTCGGCCGAATTGCAATTGCAGCACGCGGTGCTGCCGTTCACGCCGGTCAATGCGATCGCCACCGATTCGACCGCGAGCGCTTACCTCGAAGCCTTGCTGATGGACCCTGCGTACCAGTTGAAATAGTCGACCTATTGGCAGTCATTGCAGCGGGCGGACCGCTGGCGGCGGGACAACAGGCGCGGACCTGATCACAACGAGGTGAAGCATGAAACGACGCAGCTTTCTTTCGATGAGCGCGGCCGCCGGCGCGTCGCTATGCCTGTCTCGCGCGTTCGGCGCGGACGACGCGATGGGGGCGCCGTGGCAGGAGGCGTCGAATGCATCGCAAGCGCTGATCGCGCAGACCCGCGGTTACGACAACCTGCTGATCCTCATCGAGCTGAAAGGCGGCAACGACGGTTTGAACACTGTGATCCCGTTTGCCGATCCCACGTACTACACGCTGCGCAAAAACATCGGCATCAAACGCGAACAAATGATGCAGCTCGACGAGCGCACCGCGCTGCATCCCGCGTTGCAGCCGCTGATGCCGCTGTGGCGCAGCCGACAGCTCGCGATCGTGCAGGGCGTCAGCTACGCGCAACCGAACCTGTCGCATTTCCGCTCGATCGAGATCTGGGACACCGCGTCGCGCTCCGATCAGTATCTGTGCGACGGCTGGCTCACGCGCGCGTTCGCGATGCGTCCGGTGCCAGCCGGTTTCGCGGCCGACGGCGTCGTGATCGGCAGCGCCGAAATGGGGCCGCTCGCGAACGGCGCCCGCGCGATTGCGCTCGTCAATCCGGCGCAGTTCGTCAAGGCCTCACGGCTCGCGACGCCGGTGTCCTTGCACGAGCGAAATCTGGCGCTTGCGCATATTCTCGACATCGAAAACGACATCGTGAAAGCGGCCGATCGTTTGCGGCCGCGGCAAGGGCAGCCGCAGTTGAAGACGATGTTTCCCGGCGGCGCGTTCGGCAGCTCGATTAAAACGGCGATGCAGGTGCTGGCCGCGTCGGACACGGTGAATGCAGCCGCCGGCGGACGCGCGTCGCGAGAGCATCCGTTGAGCGGGCAGGGCGTGGCCGTGATCCGGTTAACGTTGAACGGTTTCGATACGCATCAGAATCAGCCGGGTCAGCAGGCCGCGTTGCTCAAACAGTTCGCGGAAGGGATGGCCGCGATGCACGCCGCGCTCGTCGAACTGGGCCGTTGGAACGAGACGCTCGTCATGACGTACGCGGAGTTCGGGCGCCGTCCGCGCGAAAACCAGAGCAACGGCACCGATCACGGCACGGTGGCGCCGCACTTCGTCACAGGCGGTCGCGTGCAGGGCGGTTTGTACGGCGTGCCACCGGTGCTTGCGCGACTCGATGGGAATGGCAACCTGCCGGTCGGCGTGGATTTTCGCCAGCTTTATGCGACGGTGCTCGGGCCCTGGTGGGGGCTCGACGCGTCGGCGATTCTGCAGCAGCAGTTCGAGCCGCTGCCGTTGCTGCGGGCTTGAGCGTCCGGGTGTTTGGGCGCTTATGCGTAGCTCAGCGCGCCGAGGCACTCAGTGTGGCTGCCTTTTCACTCACTGTGTCTATTTCGCGCGCCACGCAATCCATAGCTTGCGGATCGGCGTCAACGCGATGCGCTGATGCAGCACGTGATAACCGTCGCGCTCGATTTCATCGAGCAACGCCAACGCGAGCGCTGCGAGCGCGAGCAGCGTGCGCTGCGTCCGCCGCGCGCTGGCGGGCACCTCGGCGAGCGCGGTCTGAACCGCGGCGCGCGCGCGATGCGTCTGGAAGCGCATCAGCTCGGTGAACGCGTCGGTGTATTTGCGGTTGATCAGATCGGCGGCGGTGACGTTGTAGCGCTGCATCTCGTCGATCGGAACGTAGATGCGGCCGTGTCGCGCATCGTTACCGGTTTCGGCGACGAACTGCGCGAGCATCAGGGCCTCGCCGAGCGAGGCGGCCCACTCCGACGCTGGCGCGGCACCGTTGGCCGATCCGGTTGCCGCGGCGCGTGACACCAGCGATGCAAAATTGCCGCCAACGCCGCGCACATAGCGCCGCAGGTTCGGATAGTCGAGATAGCGCGCCTGGTCGAGATCCATCTCGAAGCCGGCGAGCAGTTCCTGCAGAGCCGGATATTCGGCCTGCGCGTCAGGCAGATAGGCCGCGAGCGCCTCGGAAACCGGATGCGACGGCGAGCCCGCGGCAAGCGCGGCGATTTCTTTTTGCCACCACGCGAGCTTGGTGCGGCCGACTGCGGGGTCGCTCGTTTCCTTGACCGTTTCCTCGAACTCGCGACGCAGCGCGAAGAGCGCCGTCAACAGCGGCTGACTCGCTGCGCGCGCCTGGCGAAGCGCATAGTAGGTGCTCGATCCTGGGGGCGCCGCTTTTTGCTGGCAATAATCGTCGAAATTCACGGGATGGGTGCGTGGGGAAGGGCTAGTCGAGAAGGGCGCCGGCGTCCGTCGCGGCGCCTTTTTCGCCGAGCCGAAAATTGTAGCATCGGCGCCGCGCGCGCAGATGCCGCTGAATGCAGACAAGCGCGGATCAATCGGTTAGAATCTCGCGCTTACGCTTTCGGACGCGCGTTTAGCGCGGTTGGGAGTGCACAGGACAATCGGGCGCGACGCATCGCGGCGTACCCGGCTGCGAGGGTGGCGAAATTGGTAGACGCACCAGGTTTAGGTCCTGACGCCCGCAAGGGTGTAGGGGTTCGAGTCCCCTCCCTCGCACCACTTGTTGGTAGTCAAGAAAAACCCCGTCAAGTCTTTGGACCGACGGGGTTTTTCTTTTTGCGCGGTTTCTGGAAGACCGTTGTCCTGCTCGGCGGCCTTCTCAGGCGTCCGGCGCTCCCGACGCATCCTGCGATCCCGGTAGTTCCGCCTGCGCGGCGCCTTCGAGGAAGCGGCGCGTCGATTCGAACGCCTGCAGCATCTGGTCCGGCCACGGTGTTTGCAGCATCACCGCCTGATGATTTTCAAATGCCGACGTCAACAGTTTCGCCAGCTCCGGCGAACGAAGATGACGCAGCACGACGCTGAGCGCGATCGCAGTCGCCTGGCTCGCGCCGGCGGTCTGGAGTTCCGACGCGGTGAGTGCCGCGACCTGTTTGTTGATGTCCACTGAAACGTCCCTGAATGAAAAAGAGGATGAAGGCAAGTTGGCCAATCCTCAATTTTGACACGCGCCACCCGATGCCGTGAAACGGCGCGCTTCAAACACTGCGGGTTCGCCGTGCGTTATGACTCCCGCGCGTTCATCGTGCTGATCACCTTATCGAGCGCCGCGCCGAGCGCGGCCCTTTCCTCTTCGTCGAGGCAGTCGAACAAATCGTCGTTCCATTTGCGCGCGATCGGCATCACCTTGCGGTAGAGTGCGCGGCCTTCCTGCGTCAAGGAAACCAGTACGACGCGGCCGTCCGCGGCGCTCGCTTCGCGCTGCACGAGTCCCTGCCGGATCAGGGCTTCGGCTGCGCGGCTCGCCTGGCTTTTGTCGAGATTGGCATGCCGCGCCAGTTCCATGATCGAGAACGGCCCGAACGACCCCACCGATGCAATCACCCGTGCTTCAGGCAGCGTCACGTCGAGCTTCGCCGCGTAGCGCGCGCTGATGCCGCGCTCGGCCAGTTTGTTCAGCACGTGCAGGCGGTATGTGAGGAACTGCTCGAGCCCGGCTTTGGCGGAGTCCTTCATGGTCACCCCGTGATGAGTGGAACGGTCGTGGCGCTGTGATTGTTGCTGCAACCGTTTTGCGGGTCAACGCAC from Paraburkholderia sp. HP33-1 includes the following:
- a CDS encoding MarR family winged helix-turn-helix transcriptional regulator, whose protein sequence is MKDSAKAGLEQFLTYRLHVLNKLAERGISARYAAKLDVTLPEARVIASVGSFGPFSIMELARHANLDKSQASRAAEALIRQGLVQREASAADGRVVLVSLTQEGRALYRKVMPIARKWNDDLFDCLDEEERAALGAALDKVISTMNARES
- the ompR gene encoding osmolarity response regulator transcription factor OmpR, which codes for MPTMETKNPSKILVVDDDPRLRDLLRRYLGEQGFNVYVAENAPSMNKLWVRERFDLLVLDLMLPGEDGLSICRRLRGSNDRTPIIMLTAKGEDVDRIVGLEMGADDYLPKPFNPRELVARIHAVLRRQSPSELPGAPSETTEVFEFGEFALNLATRTLTKAGQEIPLTTGEFSVLKVFARHPRQPLSREKLMELARGREYEVFDRSLDVQISRLRKLIEPDPGSPRFIQTVWGLGYVFIPDGAA
- a CDS encoding DUF1800 domain-containing protein, coding for MMKLLRRVNGVPRVAVPAGVTAALSYASSVALAQPRTTRAAHGGHRVASAAPAASVTTDGEQNLLDIDDARFFLTRIGFAPDNTELAQYAGLTRAQAVDKALANARSEAISLPPDWVFEPVPTRAERNTWTPDQRREQQKLLGQRYELLRAWWVREMLNTPSPLTERMTLFWHNHFTSGQDKVQYPQLMARQNRLLRQHALGHFGELLHDVAKDSAMLQYLDGASNRKGKPNENFAREVMELFTLGEGRYTQRDVAEAARAYTGWSLDPDTQAYAWRANQHDDGEKTVLGQTGPFDGDQVLDILLARPETATFVTTKLWREFVSDTPDPARIEPIAKRFRASDYDIKVVLHGLFLSDAFWSDDNRGVLVKSPVEFVIGALRAFDVGYDDTAPFAAQIRALGQNLFYPPNVKGWPGGASWINSSTLLARKQFVEQLFRATESMEAPRMNGAAGAKSAASDARPALAANQATPTLQRVMAPTGRGGVRFDIVTWLAHYNASPAAKPGLSAELQLQHAVLPFTPVNAIATDSTASAYLEALLMDPAYQLK
- a CDS encoding peroxiredoxin, whose amino-acid sequence is MKTVGDKLEAFTVTAAKPGFNDHEEHGISAFVEITEQSFRGKWKIIYFYPKDFSLICPTEIVDFARLVKEFEDREAVVLGGSVDNEFVKLAWRRENKDLDRLNHYSFGDVKGELIDQLGVRDKEAGVALRATYIVDPDNTIQHVSVNNLYVGRNPEEVLRILDGLQTEELCPSNRPIGGATL
- a CDS encoding DUF1501 domain-containing protein → MKRRSFLSMSAAAGASLCLSRAFGADDAMGAPWQEASNASQALIAQTRGYDNLLILIELKGGNDGLNTVIPFADPTYYTLRKNIGIKREQMMQLDERTALHPALQPLMPLWRSRQLAIVQGVSYAQPNLSHFRSIEIWDTASRSDQYLCDGWLTRAFAMRPVPAGFAADGVVIGSAEMGPLANGARAIALVNPAQFVKASRLATPVSLHERNLALAHILDIENDIVKAADRLRPRQGQPQLKTMFPGGAFGSSIKTAMQVLAASDTVNAAAGGRASREHPLSGQGVAVIRLTLNGFDTHQNQPGQQAALLKQFAEGMAAMHAALVELGRWNETLVMTYAEFGRRPRENQSNGTDHGTVAPHFVTGGRVQGGLYGVPPVLARLDGNGNLPVGVDFRQLYATVLGPWWGLDASAILQQQFEPLPLLRA
- the ispF gene encoding 2-C-methyl-D-erythritol 2,4-cyclodiphosphate synthase, encoding MDFRIGQGYDVHALVPGRALIIGGVTIPYERGLLGHSDADVLLHAITDALFGAAALGDIGRHFSDTDAKFAGANSRVLLRECVARVKAAGFEIGNVDSSVVAQAPKLAPHIEGMRANIAADLGLPVERVNVKAKTNEKLGYLGRGEGIEAQAAVLLVRS
- the ispD gene encoding 2-C-methyl-D-erythritol 4-phosphate cytidylyltransferase, which codes for MTSRLFALIPCAGTGSRSGAVMPKQYRTVAGRDMLYYSLAAFDACSEFAQTLVVIAPDDQHFDARRFGNLRFAVRRVGGASRQASVLNGLHALAEFGAHDDDWVLVHDAARPGITPALIRTLIGSLKDDAVGGIMALPVADTLKRIDRASVDGRIARTESRDGLWQAQTPQMFRIGMLREAILRAQADGHDLTDEASAIEWSGHAPKLVQGSLRNFKVTYPEDFDLAEAILSRSPGS
- a CDS encoding ATP-binding protein, with translation MRIDRRLLTLAFGGLFWRTFLLIALLIAVSLAAWFQSFRVIEREPRAQRVALQLVAIVKLTRTALLYSDPDLRRALLQDLESNEGVRVYPREATDKYKLQPDESLNRLIEHDIRGRLGDDTVIAQSVNDINGVWISFKIDDDDYWVALDRDQLDNATGLQWAGWGVFALALSLFGAAFITSLVNRPFARLAMAARRVGSGQSPEPLPERGMGVAAETNRSFNQMVRDLEQLEADRALMLAGISHDLRTPLARLRLETEMSPSDQATKDAMVDDIEQMDMIIGRFLDYARPVQRVPEPVDLSVIAGELAARMQSEDSMRLITRLAPSAVIEADETDMRRVVGNLLENARKYGGSEGDGVPHVILETRVSHSRVELSVVDEGPGIPEDQLALVTRPFYRVNSARTQANGTGLGMAIVQRLVARYRGALRLRNRSPGPGLEVTIEFPLAKGA
- a CDS encoding squalene/phytoene synthase family protein; protein product: MNFDDYCQQKAAPPGSSTYYALRQARAASQPLLTALFALRREFEETVKETSDPAVGRTKLAWWQKEIAALAAGSPSHPVSEALAAYLPDAQAEYPALQELLAGFEMDLDQARYLDYPNLRRYVRGVGGNFASLVSRAAATGSANGAAPASEWAASLGEALMLAQFVAETGNDARHGRIYVPIDEMQRYNVTAADLINRKYTDAFTELMRFQTHRARAAVQTALAEVPASARRTQRTLLALAALALALLDEIERDGYHVLHQRIALTPIRKLWIAWRAK